AGTGTACTCTCCCTGTGATCTTTGAAGTTCTTAGTGATGCTTAGTCACACAAGGAGGAAAATAAAGTAACTTATTATCTAGCTCTAAGGATACCTTCTGAGTATCAGAACGTCTTGTAGAAGGTCAGGTGACTTTCAAGAAACTGCTGCAAaagataaagatatatatatatatatatatatgtcagaagAATAATTcaatatatgaaaattattttattgcattttaatatctcagaaattaatatttaatttttttcctagCCGGTCTGTAAAGCACATCCAGTCTGGCACATTTCAGTATGAAGGCTGTGACTCACAATTCAGCATAAACAAGtcataatcaataagcatgaacAATAAAACCATTAAATGAACCTTCATACCACCCAAGCTGAGGAAAGCACCTGACTCTCCCAGGATTAAACTTTACAGTCTTTTTCAGAGTGCAATAAGATCTCCTCTACATACATCTACAGTCTACTTGGCTACAATAAACTAAGTGCAATTAAGGTGAAAGAGTAGTAGCTGCTTCAAAAAGGGACTGAATCCTGTCATTATGTAATTGCAGAAGATCAGTGACAAATCCAGTGGAGACTGGAGAGTCTCTGTTTCCCCATAAAATGGCCAAATATTCCCTTGTGTTAGAAATGCCTTCTTATCTTCTAAACACTGCAACATTACATGAAAACGTTTGATGTGTTGCATTAAGGCTGTTGTTTTTGTCTCAGAACATTTCTGGCAGTGGTTTCAGTGACCTCCAGATATGATAATCTCCATGCAAGTGACCTcctattgtgaaaaaaaattgaataaaaaaaaaaaaaaaactaattaaataaaaaaatgagtaaGAATGTTGTTTTTCCTTTGTAAAAACATCTTTTGCAAagttttaaaaactggcttttaatactgatattttactgatgacaaaaatatttcaaattgtaaatatatatatttttttctacccAGATAATGCCAGGTGTTTGcattttacacaataaatattGTTCCAAAGTAGTATTGCAGAGAACAAAACTTACAACTCACAATAAGCAATATAGAAAGATACAAAGTACAAAcgattattttaaacaattattttaaaataaaaataaaaatatttacacttacatagcatatattaaatattcagatagataggtagatagacagacagacagacagacagacagacagacagacagatagatagatagataaatagctAGCTAAAACTCATCTAATATTTTTGGCCTGATCTCTAGATCTAAATCCAGTTTCTTTATTGTGCCAAAAATGAATTGCACCCAGAAATCAGAAAAGGAGCTTGTCACGTTTTAGTGAAATTCGCCATAAAAAGTATATTCACATGGAGATCCTGCCTTGTTTCATGCACAAACCCTACCAGAAAGTTTAAAGTATATTGGGTGGCACCGGCCAAGTGAAGGGTGGGTTTACTAGAACTTTCTAAAGATCACTTCAGGTCTGATACTTAAAATCTTATCGCACACCATGCTATAAAACCTGCTGCATATGCTGGACGACCCATCACATGTTCACTGATAAATTCCATTTAGAGATGACTATGACAAGGTACCAGATGACACATTATCATTACTAGGTGTGTGAGTCTTCAGTGTTTACACTGGTTGCTATCACATGGGCAAATCATTGTACAATAGCTATACACTCTGGCCAATATTACATAACAAACGATACTCTATCAGAGTAGGTCGAAATACTAAGTTATCCATCAAGAAGATGTTCAAGTGTCTTGGTTCACACAATGTTATTTCGGTGCATATCAGATCTCAAGTGAGTGACAGGGGATCCAGTGGTGCTGTTCATTAATTAAACAGCTGAGCAGGAGTCAGGTGTTCTCTTGTTATTCTAAtgaggagagacacagagaactAGTGTTGCTGCTTACAATGTGCTTAAGTATGCAAATGAGCCTTTATAAGCAGCTTGCAGATGCACTGTTAAATTATGAGTTGGAATCTGTATTTTGAAACATTACTAAGTGTCTTTCATCTCCCTAACAAATCCGTATTCGTGTTGCAGGTCTACTTTGCTATCTTCCCTTCGCAGCTGTCATGGCCGACCCTGCCTGGTGGAAGATCACCTTCCTGAAGAAAAAGAAGTCAGAGCCAAAGGTCCTGTATGAAATACCACCCGACTTCAGCACCAACAATGCGAATAAAGACCTGGGCAACGACAACGCAGACAGCAATTTAGACGCCAGACTGGAAAAAATAGTGGATAAATCTGCCACCAAGGGCCGTCATGTAAAAGTCTCCCATTCTGGTCGGtttaaagagaagaagaagattcGCGCGACTCTGGCAGAAAATCCAAGCCTTTTCCCCGAACCTGCTCGGACTGACAAAAACCATGTGGAAAAATAACTTCCAGACGAAGCACATCGTTTGCAGCCTAAATACAAACTAATTTTGACTCATTATTATTTGAAAGTCTTCATGTTGATTGAGTTACCATTGACGCAGCAAAGATACTggaacagaaaattattttttaccagCCATACTTTAATTGAAAAGCAACCCCAAGATGATTATTAAGGAGTTAGTGTTTCCTGTAAATCATAAACACAATATTGTCATGCTCATAAAATGCGTTATTATCACTGTGGGAAAACCCTGACAAGGAAGGCACAGAAATCTTATCCactttcatttataaatcacacaAATCCGTTTAGCACTCGAtcacgtgttttttttttgttgttgttgttgttgtggacgCTCAGTCAGTTGTGCATATTTCTGATTTGATAATTTATCATAAAAGGGTTTCAATTAGGGTAAGGAGAGTTAAAAGGCACTGCACGTTAGGGCTTCTCCACAACTCCACAACTACAAGTTAAATTTGTCTAGTTTAATATGTACTTGTCTTTTGTTTACTGCAGTCCCTAttgttaaaatattcaaaataa
Above is a window of Carassius gibelio isolate Cgi1373 ecotype wild population from Czech Republic chromosome B12, carGib1.2-hapl.c, whole genome shotgun sequence DNA encoding:
- the prr15lb gene encoding proline-rich protein 15-like protein B, with the translated sequence MADPAWWKITFLKKKKSEPKVLYEIPPDFSTNNANKDLGNDNADSNLDARLEKIVDKSATKGRHVKVSHSGRFKEKKKIRATLAENPSLFPEPARTDKNHVEK